Part of the Tolypothrix sp. PCC 7910 genome, TTCTTGCAAGACAAATTGCGGTACGATAATTTGCCCTTCCAGAAAACCAGTTTCTAAAAGTGCTTCAATCCGACCATCAATAATACAGCTTGTATCTAAAACTTTAGTATTAGCAGGTTTAAGAGTACCTTCTGCTACCATCGTTTCTACGGTGTTGGGATTAATAAACCGCAATAAGCCGCGTCCGTGGGTATCTGCCAAATTCATACCAGTGACCGACAATATAATACTGCCAACCACTGCTACTAAAGGCTTAATAAAACTAAAATCTGGGGGAATGGGTAATAAAAATAACGGTGCAAGCATGAGGTTGGCTAACAATAACCCAATCACCAAACCAATGGCACGCGTTAAAATTACTTCTAGAGGCATTTCTCGGACTTGTGCTTCTAGGCGGCGATATGTAGTTTGGAAACTTAGCCCAACTGCACCACCAATGATTGCGGCAAAGACGGCAACAACTAAGCGCAATGCTTCTAAATTTGTAACGTTGTCTAGCGAACCATTGGGTAGTAGTTCAATGCTATAGAACCCTATTCCCGATGCTGCTAGGATGAATGAGAGAATAATAATTGCATCAAGCATGGTTTTTTGGTTTTCCTGCAACTGTATTAACCGAAAAAGTTTAAGTATTTTTTATTTCATAGGCAAAATAGCTTTAGAAATGTTTACTTAACTCTAGGGGTTTAAGCAGGTAATATCTGCAAATATTATAACCAAATAGTTTTAGCTTCATATTTTTAATTGTTTTGTTGTAAAACGATAATACTTGTAAATAAACTACTAATTTTTATCCTTTGTAATTCTCAGTATGATGAATTTTATTGTTTCTTACAATGCCTCAAAAAGTTAATTTTTATAGCACTCCTACTTCTGCTTATGTGCATATTCCATTTTGCAGACGGCGGTGCTTTTATTGTGATTTCCCAATATCTGTTGTGGGCGATCGCTTGCGCGGGGAAACATCAGGTACGATTTCCCAATATGTAGAAGTGCTAACTCAAGAAATTGCTACCGCACCGAGATTGGGTCAACCTCTAAAGACAATTTTTTTCGGTGGTGGAACTCCTTCGCTGCTATCAATAGAGCAGTTACAGCAGATATTAACAGCTTTAGAGCAGCATTTTGGTATTTTACCTGGGGCAGAGATTTCTATGGAAATGGACCCAGGGACATTTGATTTAGCACATATAGCAGGGTACCGCAGTCTGGGGGTGAATCGTGTCAGTTTAGGTATACAGGCGTTTCAAGAAGAGTTATTAAAACTTGCTGGGCGATCGCACTCAATTGCAGATATTTTTGCAGCTGTGGAATTAGTCCGCAAAGTCGAGATTCCCGAATTTAGTTTAGACTTAATTTCTGGTTTACCGCATCAGTCTTTAGAGCAATGGCAAGATTCCCTAGCTAAAGCATTAGCGATCGCACCAACTCACATCTCGATTTATGACCTTACCATAGAGCCAGGTACAGCCTTTGGTCGATACTACGAACCTGGCGCTAATCCTTTACCCACAGATGAAACCACAGTCAAAATGTACCAAATGGCACAGCAAGTTTTGACTGATGCAGGTTATGAACATTATGAAATTTCCAATTATGCCCAGTCTGGACATCAGTGTCAGCATAATCGGGTTTATTGGGAGAATCGTCCTTATTATGGTTTTGGTATGGGTGCAGCCAGCTATATTGAAGGGAAGCGTTTCACTCGTCCGCGTAAAACCAAAGAGTATTACGCATGGGTAAAAGCTGGTTGTGTAGTTGATTGTGAAATCACACCACTCAATGAAGTGTTATTAGAAACCTTAATGTTAGGCTTGCGCCTAGCTGAAGGTGTGAGTTTAGCAGCTTTAGCGGCAGATTTTAGCGAAGCTAAACTAGAAGAACTTCATAAATTTCTCAAGCCGTATTTTGCAAAAGGCTGGGTAGAGGTAATAAATGGAAGATTACGCCTAACCGACCCCCAAGGATTTTTATTTTCTAATGTAGTTTTAGCAGATTTATTTTCTAAATTTGGTGAATAAGTATTCAGGCTAAATGTGCTGATTATACATTACATTATGTCTTAATAATTCAGTGAGTGAATTAAGTTGGATAGAACAATCTGAAATAATCTTGTTATCTTTAGGTAGAGGTATTTAACCTATGACTATTAATCTTAAACCTGAACATGAGCAATTGATCAAAGCGCAAATTGCTAGTGGTAGATTTACAAATGCAGATGAGGTAATTGGTACAGCATTGAAATTACTAGAAAAGTTGAATGCTGAGTACAGCCAATGGGTAGAAGAAACTCGCCAAAAAGTTGAAGTCGCTATTGCTGAAATGGACAGAGGAGAAGGATTAGACGGTGAGATAGTTACTATGCAAATACTTGAAAGATTCCAAAAAGCACGCGAGGCGGCAGAATGAGCCGTTACATCATCTCACCTTCTGCAAGCAGAGATTTAAATGAGATTGCAGATTATTTTTTGACAATAAATCTGGAAGCAGGAGAAAAGCTTTTTAGAGAATTCAATAAAAAATGTCAAAACTTAGCTAAATTTCCAAATATAGGGCGTATTTATTCTCACATTAAGCCTGAGTTACGTGGTCTTCCACTTGATGGTTACGTCATCTTATATCGAGTGGTGGATGATGGGGTGGAAATTTTACGTGTAGTGAGTGCACGTAGAGATTTAGAAACATTATTTTCAGATATAGACGATTCTTGAAAAGTGATTAGAATTGAGAAATTGAAATATGAATTTATTGAGTAATAAAGCCTAATCAAGTTAGTCCAAATATAAGTATAAATTATGTCTAATCAATTAGAACAGTTTGCGAGTGATAATTACTCTGGAATTTGCCCTCAAGCGCTGGAATACATGCTAAAAGCTAATCAAGGAAGCGCTCCAGCTTATGGAAATGATGAATGGACGCAAAAAGCAACAGATTATTTTCGTAAGTTATTTGAAATTGATTGCGAAGTATTTTTTGCTTTTAACGGGACAGCCGCGAATTCTCTATCTTTAGCTGCACTTTGTCAGTCATATCACAGCGTCATTTGTCATGAAACATCCCACATTGAAACAGATGAATGTGGCGCACCAGAGTTTGCTTCTAATGGTTCTAAGTTACTACTAGCTAAAGGGGAAAATGGGAAGTTAACAGCACAGGCTATAGAATCACTAGTAACTAAGCGCACTGACATTCATTATCCTAAGCCAAAAGTTATTAGTATTACCCAAGCTACAGAAGTAGGAACTTTATATTCTCTGGATGAATTGGCAGCAATTAAAGAAACTGCGCGCAAGTATAACTTAAAAATTCACATGGATGGCGCTCGTTTTGCAAATGCAGTTGCTGCTATGAATAAAACTCCAGCGGAACTTTCTTGGAAAAGTGGTGTAGATGTGTTGTGTTTTTGTGGCACAAAAAATGGTATGGCTTTAGGAGAAGCAATTATTTTCTTCAATAAAGCTTTAGCAGAAGATTTTGACTATCGCTGTAAACAAGCAGGTCAATTAGCTTCAAAAATGCGATTTATTTCTGCTCCCTGGTTAGGGTTACTGGAAACCGACGCATGGTTAAATAATGCGCGACACGCAAATCAATGTGCTGAATATTTAGAAAATAAATTAATAAATATTGATGGCGTTGAAATGATGTTTCCTAGAGAAGCAAATGCTGTATTTGCCAAACTACCAGAACACACAATTAAAATTTTAAAAGAAAAAGGCTGGCAATTTTACACTTTTATTGGTGTGGGCGGAGTTCGTTTTATGTGTTCTTGGAATACCACACAATCTAGAATTGATGAACTTGTAAATGATATTAAGAATTCAATTTGAGTAGAATAAATTGCTTACTCTCATAATATGCTTATAGTGAGTATCGAAAAATTTTATGGTAAAAATTTTCGACCTGAATAAAATCACAGATGCATCTAAAAGAATTGCTGAGATTTATTTTTGCTAGCTATAGCTATACGCTCCTATGCCAAAATGAAAATAACTAATACCATAAGGTGAGCGATCGCTCTGAAAGCTAGATAAAGGATTGACCTGAGCAATGGCAGACCCAACTAATCATAATGAAGCGGGAGAGGTAGCTCCCAGCACTGTTGACAAACAGGCCCCCAGTGTTGCTGAAGAACACGCTCCCAGCACCAGCGAACCAGTAGCGACAGACCTCCCTACTGCCAACACGCCAGATCCCAAAGCAGCAAACCCAAAAACTAACCCCAATGCTGCTACAACTACCACTGCGGCCCCTAAGCGTGAAAAACCTGCCGCTAAAGCAGATGGAGAAGAAAAACCCGCTGCTAAAGCCGCCGCAGCCAAAAAAGAAAAAGCTCCTGCTGTTGAAGATAAGCCATTTGTAGAGTTTATCCAGCAACACTACTTACCAGCTGTACAAACAGCAATTACTCAGCAAGGTGTCGCTGATTTACAGTTGTCTTTTGCTAAACAGAAGGTTCCTATCTCTGGCTTTGAATCAGCCGAGGACTGCTACCAACTTGTAGGAAGTTGGCAAAACGGTTTGCGCCAGTTCAATCTTTATTTCCCTGATGAAGATATTCAAGGGAAAAAAGGATTCTCTTGTAATGAAGGTAAAAAACCTAGCACACTAGAATCCTTCTTAATAGATGAACGTAAAATTACTCTGGACTTACTAGTATTTGGTCTAGTGCAGCGCTTAAACGGGCAAAAGTGGCTAGGTAGAAATTAGTCATTGGTCATTTGTCATTTGTCATTAGGTAGGGGTAATTGGTAATGGGGTTTGGTGTTTGGTGTTTGTTATTTTGCCTTATCCCCCAGTCCCCAGTCCCTAACCCCTATTTTAGAGTTCATGGAAATGATAGGTAACGGCTCCAGTTTTGGGGTCGTTGTCTATTTTGGCGTAACCGGATTTATACATTTCCTTGAGTGCGGCTTCTACTTCTGCAAAGTTAGCTCCCGTACCTTTCACACCTTGGGTCACAGTGAGATAGCCACCATTTTTTTCTGCCACTTCAATCAATTTAACTATCAGTTGGTTACCAGTAGGGCGGTAAACTTGAGAGGCGATCGCAGGTTGATTCAATGGGACACCCAAGGGAGATAAACCCGCTTTTGACCTCAGTTTGAGACTATATTCGTCAACCATGTT contains:
- the hemW gene encoding radical SAM family heme chaperone HemW, with the translated sequence MPQKVNFYSTPTSAYVHIPFCRRRCFYCDFPISVVGDRLRGETSGTISQYVEVLTQEIATAPRLGQPLKTIFFGGGTPSLLSIEQLQQILTALEQHFGILPGAEISMEMDPGTFDLAHIAGYRSLGVNRVSLGIQAFQEELLKLAGRSHSIADIFAAVELVRKVEIPEFSLDLISGLPHQSLEQWQDSLAKALAIAPTHISIYDLTIEPGTAFGRYYEPGANPLPTDETTVKMYQMAQQVLTDAGYEHYEISNYAQSGHQCQHNRVYWENRPYYGFGMGAASYIEGKRFTRPRKTKEYYAWVKAGCVVDCEITPLNEVLLETLMLGLRLAEGVSLAALAADFSEAKLEELHKFLKPYFAKGWVEVINGRLRLTDPQGFLFSNVVLADLFSKFGE
- a CDS encoding type II toxin-antitoxin system ParD family antitoxin — translated: MTINLKPEHEQLIKAQIASGRFTNADEVIGTALKLLEKLNAEYSQWVEETRQKVEVAIAEMDRGEGLDGEIVTMQILERFQKAREAAE
- a CDS encoding DUF2996 domain-containing protein, giving the protein MADPTNHNEAGEVAPSTVDKQAPSVAEEHAPSTSEPVATDLPTANTPDPKAANPKTNPNAATTTTAAPKREKPAAKADGEEKPAAKAAAAKKEKAPAVEDKPFVEFIQQHYLPAVQTAITQQGVADLQLSFAKQKVPISGFESAEDCYQLVGSWQNGLRQFNLYFPDEDIQGKKGFSCNEGKKPSTLESFLIDERKITLDLLVFGLVQRLNGQKWLGRN
- a CDS encoding PIN/TRAM domain-containing protein, giving the protein MLDAIIILSFILAASGIGFYSIELLPNGSLDNVTNLEALRLVVAVFAAIIGGAVGLSFQTTYRRLEAQVREMPLEVILTRAIGLVIGLLLANLMLAPLFLLPIPPDFSFIKPLVAVVGSIILSVTGMNLADTHGRGLLRFINPNTVETMVAEGTLKPANTKVLDTSCIIDGRIEALLETGFLEGQIIVPQFVLQELQQVADASKDQKRVRGRRGLEILNRIKEAYPERILINPSDYEDIPTVDAKLVRFAQDINGTLLTNDYNLSKVASVQKVPVLNVNDLVNAVRPTYLPGDNLDLKILKEGKEPSQGIGYLDDGTMVVVEEGSAYVGGELRVVVTSALQTTAGRMIFAKPQASALA
- a CDS encoding type II toxin-antitoxin system RelE/ParE family toxin, with translation MSRYIISPSASRDLNEIADYFLTINLEAGEKLFREFNKKCQNLAKFPNIGRIYSHIKPELRGLPLDGYVILYRVVDDGVEILRVVSARRDLETLFSDIDDS
- a CDS encoding TM2 domain-containing protein; the protein is MKVDNNTNQDRLLVSYILCAMGFFGLGGLHRIYNGKIGTGVLWLCTFGLFYCGQFVDLFLIPNMVDEYSLKLRSKAGLSPLGVPLNQPAIASQVYRPTGNQLIVKLIEVAEKNGGYLTVTQGVKGTGANFAEVEAALKEMYKSGYAKIDNDPKTGAVTYHFHEL
- a CDS encoding low specificity L-threonine aldolase; protein product: MSNQLEQFASDNYSGICPQALEYMLKANQGSAPAYGNDEWTQKATDYFRKLFEIDCEVFFAFNGTAANSLSLAALCQSYHSVICHETSHIETDECGAPEFASNGSKLLLAKGENGKLTAQAIESLVTKRTDIHYPKPKVISITQATEVGTLYSLDELAAIKETARKYNLKIHMDGARFANAVAAMNKTPAELSWKSGVDVLCFCGTKNGMALGEAIIFFNKALAEDFDYRCKQAGQLASKMRFISAPWLGLLETDAWLNNARHANQCAEYLENKLINIDGVEMMFPREANAVFAKLPEHTIKILKEKGWQFYTFIGVGGVRFMCSWNTTQSRIDELVNDIKNSI